In Paludibaculum fermentans, the genomic stretch GCGCATCCTCACCCAGGTCATCGGACTCGGTGTCGCCGCACCCTTCCTCTTTCTCATGGGCACCACCAAGTCCTTTCCCATATTGGTCTTAGGCCTGATCCTCTTTGGCCTCGGCCGCGGGCTCTATGATTGCAACACGATGCCGGTGCTGAGCCAGTTTGTGAGCCCGGGCCTGCGCTCCACCGGCTACGGGTTGATGAACTGCCTCTCCTGCCTGCTGGGCGGTGTCATGGCCGGCCTGGCGGGGTATCTGAAGAGCCAGGTGGGCCTCGCGGCCGCGTTCCAATGCAGCGCCGCTGTGTTGTTGCTGGCCGTGATCCTGCTCTCCGCCCTGAAGCCCCGGCCAGCCCAGTAGAGGGGGATCACAAGATCCATCTCGCGTGATCGTGCCGGACCGCCCTGATTCGCTACAATCCGGCGATGGACCTGATTCTGTTGCTCAAAGCCCTCGTCATGGGTATTGTGGAGGGCCTCACCGAGTTCCTGCCGATCTCCTCCACCGGACACCTCATCCTGGTCGGGGATCTGCTGTCGTTCAACTCGGAGAAGGGCAAGGTCTTCGAGATCGTGATTCAGACCGGCGCCATCTTCGCCATCATCTGGGAATACCGTACAAAGTTCCTGGGCGTCCTGAAAGGCCTCTTTTCCGACCGGCGCGCCCAACGATTTGTGGTGAACCTCTTCATTGCCTTCCTGCCGATTGCGGTGCTCGGCCTGGCTTTGAACAAAGTCATCAAGGCTCATTTGTTCAAACCGGTACCGGTGGCGCTGGCGTTCATCATTGGCGGCCTGGTGATTTTGTGGGCTGAGCGGCGCAAACACGTGGTCCGCATCCGCAGCGTGGATGAGATGGATTGGAAGGATGCCCTGAAAGTCGGGTTGGCCCAGTGCCTGGCCATGATCCCCGGCACGTCACGCTCCGGCGCCACCATTATCGGCGGTCTCTTCCTGGGTCTCTCCCGCCAGGCGGCTACGGAGTTCTCATTCTTCCTGGCCGTCCCCACGCTGATGGTGGCCGGCGCTTACGAGCTGTATAAGGAGCGCTCGCTGCTCTCGATGGCCGATGCGGGCTGGTTCGGCGTTGGCTCCGTGGCCGCCTTCCTCTCCGCTTTCCTGTGCGTCCGCTGGCTGCTCCGCTTCATCAGCAGCCACGACTTCACTGCCTTCGCCTGGTACCGGATTGTCTTCGGTGTGGCCGTGCTGGCAACAGCTTACATGGGACTGGTGAACTGGACCGCGCGCTGATTACGGTTTGGTTGCTGGGGATTGGAGCCCAATACGGGGCATAATGGAATAAGGCCACCGTTGGGCGAAACATTTCACCAATCCGCATGACCAACACCAAGATCGTTGCCACACTGGGACCGGCCTGCAGCTCTCCGGAGATGATCCGCAAGCTCATTCAGGCCGGCGTAGACGTTTTCCGCCTGAATGCTTCCCACGGCACCGTGGAACAGCGCCACGAAGCCGTCCTGGAAATCCGCAAAGCCTCCGAAGAGCTCAAGCTCAATACAGGCATCCTGCTCGACCTGCAAGGCCCCAAGATCCGGATCGGGACCTTTGAAGGCGGCTCAGCCGTGCTCCTGCCCGGCGCCGAATTCGTCATCACGACCGAAGACGTCATCGGTAATACTGAAGGCGCTTCCACCACTTACAAGGACTTTGCCCGCGACGTAAAGAGCGGCGACCGCGTCCTGCTGGCCGATGGAGCCCTGGAACTCATCGTGATCGACTGCGACGGCATCCGCGCCCGCTGCCGCGTCGTCCGCGGCGGCGTCATCAAGGACAAGAAGGGCATCAACCTGCCCGGCGTCCAGTTGTCCACCCCCTCCATGACCCGCCGCGACATGGAAAACATGCTCGCCGGCCTCTCAGTGGGCGTCGACCTCGTCGCCCTCAGCTTTGTGCGCCGGTCCAGCGACGTGTTGCGCCTGCGCCTGTTCCTTGAGGAGAAGGGCTCGAATCTGCCCATCATCGCCAAGATTGAGAAGCCCGAGGCTGTCGAGAACATCAAGGACATCCTCAGCGAGAGCGACGGCGTCATGGTGGCGCGCGGCGACCTGGGCGTGGAATGCCCCATGGAGAAGGTCCCCTTCATCCAGAAGTCGATCATTGAATCCGCCCGCCGCGCCGGCAAGTTCGTCATCACGGCTACGCAGATGCTGGAATCGATGATCGAGAATCCGTTCCCGACCCGCGCCGAAGTCAGCGACGTCGCCAACGCGATCTACGACGGCACCGACGCGGTCATGCTCTCCGGTGAGACCTCCGTCGGCAAGTATCCGGTGGAAGCCGTCAGCATGATGGACCGCACGGCCGCCCAGGCTGAAGAGTCTACGCGCAAGTACGGTTTCCGCGAACTGCCCACCCGCGAGTACGTCACCCACGCCGAGATCGTCTCCGATTCCGCCTATCACGCCGCCAAGATGGCCGGCGCGCAAGCCATCGTGGTTTTCAGCTCCTCCGGTTCCAGCGCCCGTCACGTCGCGCGCTTCCGCCCGCCGGTGCCGATCTTCGTCTTCACGCAGACGCAGCAGGTGGCGCGTTCCCTGTCCGTCGTCTTCGGCATCAGTGCGATCGTCGCGCCTCACACCACGTCGACAGACGAAATGATGGCGCAGATGGACCGCGTGCTGGTCGAGAAAGGGCTGCTGAAGCCCCGCGACAGTGTGGTCTTCGTGGCCGGCATGCCCATCGGCCGCCCGGGCAGCACCAACATGATGAAGCTCCACCGCGTCGGCGAAATCGGCTGACAGGGGCAGCAGTCCCGATTCGCCCTGCACGGAGCCGCCGGAACTGTAAAATACTTTACGGTTCGATCCGATCAGCGCCACTGTTTGCGCGTATTGATGGAAGGACCCGGTAGGAGGGGCTCTCGCAGTGAAGAAAGTTCTGCTTTACGTTGTCATCGCCCTTGTGGTGATCGTGGGCGGCGGGTATGCCGCCCTGGTGCTCAAGAAGCCGGCCATGAATCCGCCTTCCGCGCTCAAGGTGGAAGCCACGGCGGAGCGCCTGCAGCGCGGCAAATACGTCTTCGAGTACGTGGCGGACTGCGGCGGGTGCCACAGCGAACGCAACTGGGACAAGTTCGCCGCGCCGGTCTACGACGGCCGTGCCGGCGTTGGGTTCGTGTTCCCACCCGAACTCGGTTTTCCCGGCAAAGTGGTGGCCCCCAACCTGACACCCGATGCCGAAACCGGCCTCGGTTCCTGGAGCGACGGGGAGAAGCTGCGCGCGATTCGGGAAGGCGTCTCCAAGGATGGGCGCGCCTTGTTTGCCTTCATGCCGTACACGCATTTCCGCAAGATGAGCGACGAGGATGCCAACTCGGTGGTGGCCTACATGAACTCGCTGCCACCGGTGAAAAACCGCCTGCCCCGGACGGAGCTCAACTTCCCTGTCAACCTGATGATCAAGTTCGCGCCGCAGCCGGTGACCACTCAGGTGCCCGTACCCGATCATTCGAACCGCCTGAAATACGGAGAATATCTGGTCGAGATGGGCGGCTGTACCGAATGCCACAGCCAGTTGGAGAAGGGCAAAGCCATCGAAGGCAAGGAGTTCGCCGGCGGCCACGAATTCAACCTCGCGGGCAAGTTGGTACGTTCGGCCAACATCACGCCGGACGAAGAGTCGGGCCTGGGCAAGTGGAGCGAGCAGCGTTTCGTGGACAAGTTCAAGGGCTTTGCGAACATGACGTACGACAACGCTCCCCGGATGAACCAGAGCAATTTCACGGTGATGCCGTGGCTGCCGATGTCGCAGATCCCGGAAGAAGACCTGCGGGCGATCTACACCTATCTGCGCACCCTCAAGCCGGTGCACAACCCGGTGGAAGTCCACCCGCCACTCGCTCCTCCGGCGCAGTAAGCCGCAAAAAAACGGGGGCGCCGTGGTGGCGCCCCCAATTAGCGTGAAAGCTCAGTTCCGCCTGCTTTGATCTCTACTGCTGCACGGTCGGGATCGAGGTGAATGCCTCGCCGCCGAAGCGCAGCCCCAGCACCGACAGGCCTGCCGCCGGTACGGAGAACTTCGCGACGCCCCGATTGCCTACCATCCCGCTCAAGCCGGGCAGACTGCGCAACAGCGCCGCAGTCTTGCCATTCGCCGGAACCGCGATGGTCGAGGTGCCGATCTGGTTGCCGCCCGCGTCCAGCACCAGCACGTTCACAAGGGCCGCCGATGCAGTGGGATTGGCCACACCCACAGCCGTGGCGAACGCCGTATCGTCCCAAATCAAGGTGCTGGTGGGCAGCGTCGTCCCGGTCAGCGGCACAACCGCCTCCTGGTCCGCGCGTCCCTGGATGCTCTGGCGGAAGATCGCATACCCGATCACTCCGCTGGGCAGATCCACTTTCACCCAGCCCTGCGTCAGCGCGCCGGTATTGGTCGCCTCGAAGAGCGCCGTGCCGTTGGCGCTGAGGTTCAGCGTCTTCGACGTTCCGCCCGCATCCGCGACAGGCAGCGGATTCCCGTCTTCGCCCAGGAAGTTGGCCGTGACGGAGACCGGACTACCGGTCGTATTGCTGAAGTACAGCGCCGTATACCAGCCGCCGCCGAAGGCCAGTTGCGGCAACGCGAACGAGGTCCCCACCGGAGCAGCCGTGGGAATGGAGGTGAAGGCCTCACCGCCGAACCGCAGCCCCAGCACCGACAGGCCGCCGGTAGCGATGGAGAACTTCGCCAGGCCCCGATTGCCCGCCATGCCGGCCAAACCCGGCAGGCTGCGTAACAGCGTCGCCGTCTTGCCGTTGGCCGGAACGTCGATCGTGGAGGTACCAATCGAGTTGCCGCCCGAATCGAGCACCGTCACGTTCACCGTAACCGCGCTCGCATTCGGATTCGCCACCGCCACTGCCGTGGCAAACGCCGTATCATCCCAGATCAGGGTGCTGTCCGAGAGGCTGGTGCCCGTCAGCGGCACAACCGCCTCCTGGTCCGCGCGTCCTTGAATGCTCTGCCGGAAGATGGCATAACCGGTCACCCCATCCGGCAACTCGACCTTCACCCAGCCCTGCGTCAGCGCGCCTGTGTTCGTTGCTTCGAAGATCGCCGTGCCGCTGGGGCCGATATCCAGGGTCTTGGTCGTCCCACCCGCATCCGGCACCGTGAGCGGACTCCCGTCCTGGCCAAAGAAACTGGCCTTCACTGAGACCGCACTGCCGGTCGTGTTGTTGAAATACAGCGCCGTATACCACCCGCCGCCGAAGGCCAACTGCGGTAAGGCGTAAGTGGTGGTCGTCGGAGTCGAACCGGAGCCGGGTGAGACCGTCAGCGACGAGTTGTAGATGTGGTCGCCCGGATCCTCGCGCCCATTGTTGTTGGCCGCATTGCCGGCTACATAAAAGGTCACGTTGCCTACGTTGACGTCAGCCGGCGGAGTCCAGAGAACATCCCAGGTGCCGGAGTTGGACGTGCCCTGATAGGTACCCGTTGACGTGTGTGTGATGAACTGGATCCCGGCGGAGCTGACCTTCCGGGTATTCGTGGAGTCCGCCACCACCAGCGTCCCCGCGCTCTGGTTGGCATCCGAAGCCAGCCGGGGGGAGATTTCGAAACCCCAGCGTCGCGCTGTCGGATCCGCCAATGTGATCCGCAAGCGGAGTTGCTGCCCTGGCGTCCAGTGGCTGGCGTCCACCAGTTCCACCTTCACGCTGCCGGTACCGCTATTGGCCACGCCTCCATGACAATCCGTACAGATTCCATCCCCAGGAGCGCCCGTGACAAACGTCGGAGCGCCCGTGCTATTTGCCAACAAGGAAGCGCCAAAAATTACGGCGCAAATTGACAGTTTTGTAGTGATTTGAATTTTCCCCATCCTCATGTCGATAGAAACCCGGATGCATATTTTTGGTTTTGGTTACTTATCGGTTGAGGGAATCGCACTGAACGACGTAGTTCCAACGCGGAAACCCGCCACCGAGAAACTGCCGGACTCCACCGTGAGTACAACCGTCCCACGATTGCCCGTGGCGGCCGTGAACTCCGGTATGTCCTTCAGGTTTACTTCCAGTTTAGTTTTGGCGGGCAGAGCGATGCTGGAACTAGCCACGGCTTGACCGCCAGGATCCGCCAGGGTCAAACGCACTGTGGTGTTTTCTGACCCGGGGTTGCTGAGCGAAAGCTGAGTCGTGAGCGTCGTATCGTCCCACGCCAGCGTACTGCTTTTGACGCCGGGCGAGGAGAAATTGAGTACAGTTTCCATCGCCGGCTGGTCCGGCGGAGACTTCGTGAGAACGGCATAGCCGGACACACCGTCCGGCAGCACAAGCGAGGCATAGCCTTCGGTCAGCGCGCCGCCGGCGGGCGCTTCGATCACCGCGCTGCCGTGCGCCGCCAGGTCCACTGTGGGCGCGGCGCCTCCAGGCACCCCGCTGGAGGGCGTACCATCGTTGCCCGTAAAGAAAACAAGAATCTTCGCCGCCGAGTCCGTGGTGTTATACAGATACAGCTTCGAGGACCAGTTCTCTCCGAACACAAACCTGGGCACAATGCGGTTCACCGTCGGCGCGGGCGTCGTTGGGTTGCTGGCCGCTGGCGAGACCGCGAGCGTCGTCGTATAGATCTTGTCGCCCGTATCGGGCTGGTTGTTTCCGTTGGCCGCGTTGCCGGCCGCGTAGAAGGTCACTTCCCCGGCGGATGCGCTGTCTGGTGGAGTCCACAGCAGTTCCCACGTGGACGAACCAGTGGTCCCCAGCTTGGTACCCACCAGGGTGTGCGTCACAAACTGGATGCCCCCGCCGCCGTTGTTCAGCCTGGTATTCGTCGTGTCGGCCAGCGCGAATGTCCCAGCCCCGGAGTTCGGATCCGAGCTCAGGCGCGCCGTGACGTTGAAGCCCCAGCGCCGCGCCTGCGGATCGGCTAGCGTGACCCGTAGCCGTACCTGCTGTCCCGGTGTCCAGGTTGCGGCATCCACCATCGCCACGGTCAGCTTGCCGGCGCCCGTATTGATGTTCCCACCATGGCAATCCGTACAGATGCCGTCCCCCGGCGCGTTCGTCGTGAACATCGGCGCCCCGTTCACCTCGGCCCACAGCGACGCACCCAGCATCGCCGAACACACTAATAACTGAATTGCCCTGCGGCCCATTTTGTTTCTTCACCCTTTCTGCGCTCCAGGGACCTTTCCGGCGTCCCCGCGAAAGCATCTATCCTGTGGGGTAGGACAAATGCTCGTTCCAGGTGGAACAGCTATCCTCCGCGGACGCTTTCAGGAGACGCTCACATGCCCAACGCCTTGCCCCCCATGAAGCTGGGGCTCAACACATACTGTCTGCGCGCGCTGCGCTGGAACGATGCCCAGTTGCTCGACTACACGGCGTCGCTCAAGCTGGATGCCGTCTTCCTGCAGGACTCCCTGGACCCCAAAGCGATGGATCCCGCCCACTGGAAAGAGGTCCGCGCGCAAAGCGAGCGGCTCGGCCTGCACCTGGAAACCGGCGGCGGCGGCATCATGCCCCGCACCGCCGACCAGTTCCAGCCGGCCGTTGCCTCCCTGCTCAAGAACGTTGAACGCGCCAAGGCCATGGGCTCTCCTTACATGCGCGGAGTGCTGGCCAGCGAGCGCGCGGCCTTCCCGCCCGGCCCCGTCGAGCAGCACATGGAGACGGCGGTCAAACTCCTGAAGGCCGTCCGGTCGCAGGTGATGGACGCCGGGATGAAGATCATCATCGAGGTCCACAAGGACCTGCTCGCCTGGGAACTGAAGCAGGTGGTGGAAGCCGCGGGCAAGGAGTTCGTGGGTGTCTACATGGATACTGGCAACCCGGTCTTTGTCCTGGAACACCCCATGACGACCCTGGAGACCCTCGCGCCCCACATCTGCTGCCTGCACCTGCGCGACTCCGTCGTTTACGAAACGCCGCGCGGCGTCGCCGTTCAGTGGGTGCCGCTCGGGGAAGGGGTGGTGGATTTCAAAGCCATCATGGCGCGAGCCCGTGAGCTCTGCCCGAATGTCTACGTCTACATCAAGCCCATCACCGGGCGTCCACCCGCCATCCTGCCTTACCTGGAACCCGGCTTCTGGAAGATGTATCCCGACATGCGTGGCTCCGACCTGGCTCGTTTTCTTGCCCTCGCCCGCCAGGGCCACCCCTACGAAGGCCACGTCGTCATCGAAGACGTGCCGGGCCGTCCTGTACCGCCCGAGTTCGTCGAGGCCCTGAAGTTCCAGCAGAAGGAGCACATGGAACGCAGCGTCGAATACGGCAAGAAGGTGCTCGATCTCGGCGTGCGCTGGCGAGGATAGCAAGTAGTGCCCGAGCCGTTGTCAGCCCGCCGCATCCCCGAACTCGATGGTGTGCGCGGGCTGGCCATCCTGTTGGTGCTGGCCGTCCACTTCGGCCTCACCGCCAATCCGCCGGAGCCGCTCTATTCCCTGCTGCGCCTGGGCTGGAGCGGCGTCGACCTCTTCTTCGTCCTCTCCGGCTTCCTCATCACCGGAATCCTGCTGGATACCGCCGGATCGCCCAACTACTTCCGCGCCTTCTACGCCCGCCGCGCGCTGCGCATCTTCCCCCTCTACTACATCTACATTGCGGCGTTCTTCTTCGCGGTCCTGCCCCTGGCCCATGCGCTGAACCGCCCCGTGCCGCCCGGCCCGGCCCAGGGCTGGTACTGGCTTTACCTTTCGAACTGGCGCAGCGCCCTCGGCCCAGACTATGCCTTCCTCAGCCACCTCTGGTCCCTTTCCATTGAGGAGCAGTTCTACCTCGCCTGGCCGCCGCTGGTGCTCTGGCTGGGCCGGCGCCGCCTGCCGTGGCTCTGCGGACTCCTGATCGCCGCCGCGCCCCTGTTGCGCTTCGCCTGGCGCGTCCATCCTTACTCGCCCGAGTTCCTCTATCGACTCACGCCATTCCGCGTCGACACCCTCGCCTGGGGCGCGCTGCTGGCCGTGATCGTCAGGAACGAAGCGGGACTCCAACGGCTCCTCCGCTGGGCACCACCCCTAGCCGGAGCGGCAGCGGCCGGCCTCACGGCAATCTTCGTCGTCTTCGGGACGAAGAACTCGCAACCCGTCGTGGCGGTCGCGGGCTACACTCTCTTTGGAATTCTGTACTTATTCGTAGTTCTAGCCGGCTTCCGTGGTTGGCGGCCGCTCCGCTCCACGCTGCTGCGCACGTTCGGCAAGTACAGCTACGGCGTCTATGTCCTGCATTTTCCGTTGGTCGGCTACTTCTACCTGGCCATGGAGCCAGCCGCCCGCGTCATCGGAGCAGTGCCCGCGGCCTTCGTGGGCTTCCTGCTCGGCTCAGCCATCGCCCTGGGGCTGGCCCGCCTCTCCTGGCTGCTGCTGGAACAGCGTTTCCTGGCTTGGAAGGACCGCTTCCAGGCGTGATATCGTGCTTCTGGGATTATCATTTTTTAGCGAGGTATTGTCATGAGCTCCGTCTCTCGCCGTCATTTTTTCCAAGGCGCCGTACTGGCCGCCTCCGCCACCCGCGTCATGGGCGCCAACGACAAGGTCAACGTCGGCATCATCGGCCTGGGCGGTCGTGGCAACGACCACCAGTCGAACTACATGCAGATTCCCGAGGCGCGCATCGCGGGCCTCTGCGACGTCAATCAGGCCGCCCGCGAGCGCTCGCAAACCCGTCTCACCAACGCCTCCCTCGAGAAGGCCGCCGAGTACGACGACATGCGCAAGATGTTCGCCGATAAGAACATCGACGCCGTCTCCATCGCCACCCCCAACCACTGGCACGCGCTGGCCACCATCTGGGCCTGCCAGGCCGGCAAGGACGTCTACTGCGAGAAGCCGGCGAGCCACAACATCCACGAGAGCCGCGCCATGGTGGCTGTAGCCCGCAAAACCGCCCGCATGGTCCAGATCGGCTCGCAGAGCCGCAGCACGCCCTACAAGATGCACGCCATGCAGATGCTGCATCAGGGCGTGATCGGTAAGCTCTACATGGCCAAAGGCCTGTGTTACAAACGCCGCAAGAGCATCGGCAAGGCGCCCGTCACCCCGGTTCCGGCCGGCATCGACTGGAGCCAGTTCCTCGGGCCCGCCCCCCTGCGCGACTTCACCATGAACCGCTACAAGTACAACTGGCATTGGTTCTGGGATACCGGCAACGGCGACATCGGCAACCAGGGCGTCCACGAGATGGACATCTGCCGCTGGGGCCTGGGCGAAGTCACCTGGCCCGAATCCACCTCGTCGACCGGCGGCAAGTACGCTTACGACGACGACCAGGAGACGCCGAACACCCAGCTCGCGTCCATGCAATACCCTGGCATGGAGATTGTCTTCGAGGTTCGCGGCCTGCTCACGGGTCCCGAAGGCGGCCAACCTGTCGGCAACTACGCCGTCGGCAACCTGTTCTATGGCGACGAAGGCTGGATGTGGGTGGACTCCACCGGCTTCCAGATCTATCGGGGCGAGAAGAGCGAGAAGACGTACGAAGAGAAAGCCGAGCGCGGGCCCGACGGCACCATCGCTCACATGAAGAACTTCCTCGCCGCCTGCCGCAGCCGGAATTACAAGGAACTGCATGCCGAAATCGAGATCGGCGCCATGTCCGCTTCGCTGTGCCACCTGGCCAACATCAGCTACCGCGTGAAGCACACCATCAAGTGGAACGCTGCCGGCATGAACTTCGGCGCCGACGCCGCGGCCAACGAACTACTGACGCGCAAGTACCGCGCGCCTTACGTCGTCGCTTAAACCGTACGCCCAGCTCCGGGTTGGGTGGATCCGCCATGCGGATATGATGGAGATGCCATGATCCTAGGCATTGAACATACCGCTATCGCATCCCCTGACCCGGCTGCCTTGGCCCAGTGGTACGTAGATACCCTCGGCTTCGTCATCAACTATCGCGGCAGCACCGCCTTCTTCGTCAAAGCCCCCAACGGCACGATGATCGAGATCATCCCCGCCGAAGGCGACCGCGGCGGGAACACCCTCAAAACGCCCGGCCTGCGCCACCTGGCCCTCACCGTCGGCGACTTCGAAGCCGCCCTGGCCGAACTCCGCGCCAAGAACGTCCATTTCCTCAGCGAACCCAGCGAGAGCAAGGGCAACAAGGTCGTCTTCTTCACTGATCCCGAGGGGAACATTCTCCACCTGCTCTACCGGGCGACGCCTCTCGCCTGATTCACTCGCCAGTTCTGGATCGGAGCCGGCTCAACCGGCTCCGCCCTCCGGGAAATCACCGGCCGCACAGACCGCACTGTCCCGTTTTGTGTCACCCACCCCCCTGACTGTTCCAATCCGAATCACTCCCCAGAATTGACGCTTGCTTCGCCGGAAAACTGGATCCTCCACGATTTCAACCACTTGGAGCAAAACCTGGCATTGGCAATCGACGTGTAATAGAAAGGAGCAACCCCCTCAGGTCACATCGGGAACGGGACGGGTTCTCCACTTCAAGACCGTGACCTGATCCAGGACACTCGACAGGTTTGCCGGGTTCCTCCGATGATGCGGCGGCCAGCGTACCTTCCTCCTCGCTGGCCGCCGTACCCATTTCCAGCGCAGGTTCAGTGCTTGCCGCACCACACGAATGGGACTACCGGCCCAGCAGCCGCCTCACCCTCGACGCCAACCGCACCAGCCAGAAACTGCGATACCGGGCGAACTCCGCCTCCAACTCGCGAAAATCGGCGATCGCCTTTTCCGCCTTTGCCTCCAGGTGGTCGATCTGCGATTGACCGGCGGTCAGGAGTACGTCGCTCTGCTCCAACTTCCACCGGGTGGCCGCTACCTGGGCCCTGACGAGCGGCAGCACGCCCGGCGTCTCAGGAAGCGGCGACGGACCGGACGCTGACGCCAGCAACGCCAGCCGCTCCCCATCGACGGCCCGATCCTCCACACGCGCCTTTCCGTGCCCTTCCCGCCATCCGCAGAACTGGGCCGAGCACCCGGAGCTCAGATACCGGCCCGCGATCATGTCGCTCCGCTTCGCCATCGCCGCCGGAGAATTCCACAGCGCCGAGAGCGAGGCCGCGTAGAGGTTGCCAATCGGTTTCGCGATGAAGCACACATGCGCGTCGCCGTTCTCCGCTACAAACAGGGTCGTCCACGGATTCGGGCACAGCTCGAACGCGCCCTCCGACAGACCGTCGCTATCCGGATAGAGGCCCAGCCGCCCCTCCTCCAGGAACGCCGTCTCCAGCCCGTGGCTCTCGAACAGGGATTGCAGCCCGGTGACGCGCAGCGTCCGGAAGACCTGCCGGTGAACGGGCAAGGCCGACTTCAGAATGGCGTGCAACTCTTTCACCTCGCCCCCGTCCCGGATCACTTCGTCCGCTTCCAGCGTCGGATGCCTGGCGGTGTTTTCCGTGGAGAGCTCCATCGTCTGCAGCGTCACGTCCGCCATGCCGTGCTCCGCCATCAGTTCCAGATATTGGGTGATCTCCCGGAAGTTCGACCGCATGATGACGAAGAACGAATCCAGATAGGGAGTTTCACTCTCCAGCCGCAGCTTCCAACTCCGGATCCGGTCGATGTTCGCCAGCACCTGGTCCAGATCCGCCCCGCGCCGCAGACGGTTGTAGGTCGCCCGGGTCCCGCCGTCGATGGAAACCGTGATGTTGACGAACGGTCCGCGCACCAGCCGCTCGGCCCACCCCTCGTCCAGCAATGTTCCGTTCGTGCTGATACTGATCAGCTTACGCTCCACCAGCCCCGTGACGTCGCCGATCAGTTCGCTGAATCCGCGCATCGCCAGGACCTCTCCACCCTGGATCCGCAGCGTGGACAGGTAAGGATAAAAGGCCATCAATTCGCGCCGCAGTTCGATCCCAATCTCCGCCGGCCGCAACAGATTGGCGCCGTTTTTTGCCTGATAGCAGTGAAGGCAGTCGATATTGCAGGCATTGCCCAGAACGAGCCCCAGGCAACGCGGCCGGCTGTAGAGATAGACCTGCCCCTGCTCATACTCCAACTGGCTGAGACGCAGATTCTGCCGGTATTCCCGATCGGGGTCGATCATCACGGGCGCCTGTTATCAGAGTGGCAGATTGTCCAGCCCGGTTGGGTAAGAGTTCGGCGGTGGGAAACTCTCCCCGCACATTTCACGGCAAGTCGGGGTTATCATCAATTACCATCTGGGCGGCAGTTGCCGGATGCTCAATTGGGGGGGTGCCGCATGTCTGGTCAAACTGGGGCCACCTTCGTGGCTTGCTTACTGTTCGCGGTAGGGCTGCAAGCCGCGGATTACTCCGTTTTCGGTGTCTCCAACACGCCAACCTCGGGCGGCGGCCAGTGGTCCACCGAACTGCGCGTCACGAATCAGGGCTCCGCCGCAGTACTGACATTCTCCCTGCGTGTCCCTCCCGATCAGGTGCCGCCAGACCCGCAAACACGCACCCTAGCGCCCAACGAGACCCTGGTTCTCCGGGATGTCCTAGCCGACCTCTGGGGTCTTTCCAGCGTCTCCGGAGTGCTGCAGGTCGCTACGGACCAACCCGTGCTGATCTCCGCCGCGAAATCTTCCGCGGGCCGTTACGGCACGAGGCTGCCCATCATCGGCGATCAGCTCAGGATCTCGTCCGGCCAGATCGGGGATTCCTTGTGGCTTCAGCAGGATGCCAAGGCCTCGACAACCATCACCCTCAGCCTGGAGACGCCCGATTCCAACCTGGACCTCATTCTTTTCGATGATGCTGGAACGAAGCTGAATACCCTCTCCTTCACCGGCGGCCCCCAGATTGTCGTCGTTCCGGTGAGCTCCCTGACCGGCACGGATCTTCCCGTTGGCCGCGCGGAGGTGCGGGTGAAAAGCGGACGGGCCGCCGGCTACTACGAGGTAACCGAC encodes the following:
- a CDS encoding sugar phosphate isomerase/epimerase family protein translates to MPNALPPMKLGLNTYCLRALRWNDAQLLDYTASLKLDAVFLQDSLDPKAMDPAHWKEVRAQSERLGLHLETGGGGIMPRTADQFQPAVASLLKNVERAKAMGSPYMRGVLASERAAFPPGPVEQHMETAVKLLKAVRSQVMDAGMKIIIEVHKDLLAWELKQVVEAAGKEFVGVYMDTGNPVFVLEHPMTTLETLAPHICCLHLRDSVVYETPRGVAVQWVPLGEGVVDFKAIMARARELCPNVYVYIKPITGRPPAILPYLEPGFWKMYPDMRGSDLARFLALARQGHPYEGHVVIEDVPGRPVPPEFVEALKFQQKEHMERSVEYGKKVLDLGVRWRG
- a CDS encoding acyltransferase family protein, with product MPEPLSARRIPELDGVRGLAILLVLAVHFGLTANPPEPLYSLLRLGWSGVDLFFVLSGFLITGILLDTAGSPNYFRAFYARRALRIFPLYYIYIAAFFFAVLPLAHALNRPVPPGPAQGWYWLYLSNWRSALGPDYAFLSHLWSLSIEEQFYLAWPPLVLWLGRRRLPWLCGLLIAAAPLLRFAWRVHPYSPEFLYRLTPFRVDTLAWGALLAVIVRNEAGLQRLLRWAPPLAGAAAAGLTAIFVVFGTKNSQPVVAVAGYTLFGILYLFVVLAGFRGWRPLRSTLLRTFGKYSYGVYVLHFPLVGYFYLAMEPAARVIGAVPAAFVGFLLGSAIALGLARLSWLLLEQRFLAWKDRFQA
- a CDS encoding Gfo/Idh/MocA family protein — encoded protein: MSSVSRRHFFQGAVLAASATRVMGANDKVNVGIIGLGGRGNDHQSNYMQIPEARIAGLCDVNQAARERSQTRLTNASLEKAAEYDDMRKMFADKNIDAVSIATPNHWHALATIWACQAGKDVYCEKPASHNIHESRAMVAVARKTARMVQIGSQSRSTPYKMHAMQMLHQGVIGKLYMAKGLCYKRRKSIGKAPVTPVPAGIDWSQFLGPAPLRDFTMNRYKYNWHWFWDTGNGDIGNQGVHEMDICRWGLGEVTWPESTSSTGGKYAYDDDQETPNTQLASMQYPGMEIVFEVRGLLTGPEGGQPVGNYAVGNLFYGDEGWMWVDSTGFQIYRGEKSEKTYEEKAERGPDGTIAHMKNFLAACRSRNYKELHAEIEIGAMSASLCHLANISYRVKHTIKWNAAGMNFGADAAANELLTRKYRAPYVVA
- a CDS encoding VOC family protein produces the protein MILGIEHTAIASPDPAALAQWYVDTLGFVINYRGSTAFFVKAPNGTMIEIIPAEGDRGGNTLKTPGLRHLALTVGDFEAALAELRAKNVHFLSEPSESKGNKVVFFTDPEGNILHLLYRATPLA
- a CDS encoding radical SAM protein, which codes for MIDPDREYRQNLRLSQLEYEQGQVYLYSRPRCLGLVLGNACNIDCLHCYQAKNGANLLRPAEIGIELRRELMAFYPYLSTLRIQGGEVLAMRGFSELIGDVTGLVERKLISISTNGTLLDEGWAERLVRGPFVNITVSIDGGTRATYNRLRRGADLDQVLANIDRIRSWKLRLESETPYLDSFFVIMRSNFREITQYLELMAEHGMADVTLQTMELSTENTARHPTLEADEVIRDGGEVKELHAILKSALPVHRQVFRTLRVTGLQSLFESHGLETAFLEEGRLGLYPDSDGLSEGAFELCPNPWTTLFVAENGDAHVCFIAKPIGNLYAASLSALWNSPAAMAKRSDMIAGRYLSSGCSAQFCGWREGHGKARVEDRAVDGERLALLASASGPSPLPETPGVLPLVRAQVAATRWKLEQSDVLLTAGQSQIDHLEAKAEKAIADFRELEAEFARYRSFWLVRLASRVRRLLGR